One Cupriavidus pauculus genomic window, CGGCCGCGCCGCCCGTGAAGTTCCCGAACGTGTACGGCATCGACATGCCGACGCGCAGCGAGCTCGTGGCCCACGGCCGTACCGACGAGGAAGTCGCGCAGATGATCGGCGCCGACAAGCTCGTGTACCAGGACGTGGAAGCGATGAAGCAGGCCGTGCGCGACATCAACCCGGCGCTGCGCGACTTCGATGCGTCGTGCTTCGATGGCAAATACATCACCGGCGATATCGACGAAGCCTACCTCGAGCGCCTCGAGACCGCGCGTAGCCAGGCCGATCGCGACGGCACCAGCGCCAGCGGCGACACGGAGCGTTCGCAACTGCATCTGCAGCGTTCGGGCACCAACGAGTAATCGAAGACCATAACCACAAGATGAGCGAACCGTTCGATCCCAATGCCCTCGGCATCGACACGCTGGGCGTGCGCGCCGGCACCCTGCGCAGCGAGTTCCAGGAGCACTCGGAGGCGATGTACCTGACCTCCAGCTTCTGCTTCGCCAACGCCGCGGAAGCCGCCGAGCGCTTTGCCAACTCGGAAGAGGCGTACACGTACTCGCGCTTCACGAACCCGACCGTGTCGATGTTCCAGGCGCGGCTGGCCGCGCTCGAAGGGGCCGAGGCCTGCCAGGCCACGGCCTCCGGCATGAGCGCGATCCTGTCCGTGGCGCTGGCCACGCTGCAGTCGGGCGATCATATCGTGAGCTCGCGCTCGATCTTCGGTTCGACGATGACGCTGTTCAACACGGTGCTCGGCAAGTTCGGCGTGGAAACGACCTACGTCGATGGCGGCGATGTGTCGGCGTGGCGTGCGGCCGTGCGTCCCAACACGAAGCTGTTCTTCCTCGAGACGCCGTCGAACCCGCTGACCGAGGTGGCCGATATCGCCGCCGTGGCCGATATCGCGCACAACGCGGGCGCGCTGTTCGTCGTCGATAACTGCTTCTGCTCGCCGGCGCTGCAGCAGCCGCTGAAGTTCGGTGCCGACGTCGTCGTGCATTCGGCGACCAAGCATATCGACGGGCAGGGCCGTGTGCTCGGCGGCGCGATCGTCGGGACGCGCGACTTCATCATGGGCAAGGTGTTTCCGTTCGTGCGCACCGCGGGTCCGACGCTGTCGGCCTTCAACGCATGGGTCATGCTCAAGGGCATGGAAACGCTGGCCATCCGCATGGAACGCCATTCGTCGAACGCGCTCGCGCTGGCCGAGTTCCTGGAGTCGCATCCGGCCGTCGCACGCGTGTTCCATCCGGCGCTGAAGTCGCATCCGCAGTACGAGACCGCCAGGCGCCAGCAAAGCGGTGGCGGGGCGATCGTCTCGTTCGAGCTGAAGGGCGCGACGGCCGAGCAGCAGCGCGCCAACGCATGGCGCGTGATCGACAGCACGAAGCTGTGCTCGATCACGGGCAATCTCGGCGATACGCGCACGACCATCACGCATCCGTACACGACCACCCACCTGCGCGTGACGCCCGAGGCCAAGGCGGCCGCCGGCATCAGCGAAGGCCTGATCCGCCTGTCGGTGGGCCTGGAGTCGGTCGAGGACCTGAAGGCGGACCTGCTCCGCGGCCTCGGTCAGTAAAGGCTTTGCCCTCTCCCTGCGGGGAGAGGGGCCTCCCTTCCTTCTTTCCCGTCTTTCGCTTACTTCAGCATCCGCCGGCGCAGCAACACCAGCGCCAGCACCAGCGCGACCACCGCATAGACCAGCAGCACGCCCAGATGCAGGCCCACGTGCTGTACCGGCGTGCCCAGCATCAACGGACGGATCAGCGCCACGGCATGCGAGAGCGGCAGGAAGGCCGTGGCCGTGCGCACGCCTTCCGGTAACTGCTCGAGCGGGAAGAACACGCCGGACAGCAGCAGCATCGGCGTCATCACGAGCGTCTGGTAGAACATGAAGAAGTCGTAGCCCGGCGCCAGCGACGTCACGATCATCGCGAGGCTCGCGAACGTGATGCCCGCGAGCACGATCACGGGTAGCGCCATGAGCGCGCCAGGCATCTTCGCATAGCCGAGCGCGCCCGCCACGAGCATGATGGCCACGCCGGACAGCACGGCCTTGCTGGCCGCCCATACGATCTCGCCCAGCACGACGTCCCCGAGCGTGAGCGGCGCATGCATGATGGCCTCCCACGTGCGCTGCACGTGCATGCGCGAGAACGCCGAGTACATCGCCTCGAAGCTCGCCGACATCATGACGCTGGACGCCGTGGTACCCGCCGCGAGAAACGCGATATACGACACGCCGCTGACCTGGCCGACCAGCAGTCCCAGCCCGAGCCCCAGCCCGAACAGATAGATCATCGGGTCGGCGAGATTGCCGATCATCGAGGGAATCGCGAGCTTCTTCCACACCATGAAGTTGCGATACCAGACCATCATCCAGTTGCGCGCATTGCGCGGCAGCAATGGCTGGGGGTAGTGCGTGGGCACGGCCGCGGCGCCCGCTATCGAGGCGGTGCCCGCGCGGTTCACGCCGGTATTGGGGGGATCCTGTTCGCTCATCTCAATCTCTCATGTCGCGGCCGGTCAGCTTGAGGAATACGTCCTCGAGATTCGCGGGCCGGTGCAGATAACGGATGCCCGCGCGGCCATGGAGCGCGGCCAGCAGCGGCGCGGGCTCGCGCACGTAACAGTACAGGGTCTCGCCACGCATCTCGCAGCGCTGGCCGAGGGGGCGGACCACTTCGTGGATCGGCCCCAGCTCGTCGCCATAGATCTCCACGACGTCGCAGCCGATCTCGCTGTCGATCAGCTCATGCGGCTTCCCCTCGGCGATCTTGCGGCCCCCGTCGATCACGCACAGGTGGTCGCACAGGCGTTCCGCTTCCTCCATGAAGTGCGTGGTGAGCAGAATGGTCTTGCCCGCGGCGATCAGCGACTTCAGGCGTTCCCAGATCAGGTGGCGCGCCTGCGGATCGAGGCCGGTCGTCGGCTCGTCCATCACGAGCAGATCGGGATCGTTGATCAGCGCGCGCGCGACCGTCAGCCGCCGGCGCATGCCGCCGGAGAGATCGCGCACCTGCGCCTTGGCGCGGTTCTCGAGCCGCGCGAACTCGAGCAGCTTCGGCACGCGCTCCTCGATCACGGCGGACGAGAGACCGAAGTAACGGCCGAAGATGCGCAGGTTCTCGATCACCGAGAAATCGGGATCGAGGTTGTCGAACTGCGGCACCACGCCAACACGCATGCGTGCCTGCGGCGCGCGCTGCGGAATCGGTTCGCCGCACAGCGTAAGCGTGCCGGAGGCGGGCGTGGTGAGCCCCAGCAGCATGCGCAGCGTGGTGGTCTTGCCGGCGCCATTGGGTCCCAGCAGCCCGAAGCACTGGCCACGCTGGACTTCGAGGTCGAGGTCGTCGACCACGACGGTGTCGCCGTAGAGCTTGCGCACCTTGCGCAGTTGGAGGATGGCAGTCAAGGCTGGCCTCGTTGGATGCAATACCCGCCATTATGCCGATCGTCGCGTGCCGCAATGCAGCACCAATAACATCGGCAGGGGACATGCAGACAGCGGGCGAGCTTTGTACTACGCTGTGGCGACTACAACCTTCGACGCAGGGGACAGAAAGATGTCGTTCGAACACTGGCTCGCATTCGTGCTGACGAGCATCGTGATCCTGATCATCCCGGGACCGACGATCCTGCTCGTGATCGGCGATGCGCTCGCGCATCGCGGCCGCAGCGCCTTCGCCACCGTGGCCGGCGTGGCCGCCGGAGACCTCACCGCGTTCACGCTGTCGATGGCGGGGCTGGGCGCGGTGCTCGCGGCCTCGGCCACGCTGTTCACCGCGCTCAAATGGGCCGGCGCCGCCTATCTCGTGTATCTGGGCGTACAGGCGCTGCGATCGGCGGGCAGGGCGGAGGCCATGCAGGTATCGTCGCAGGCCGGCAGCGGCCGCCAGCGCTTTGCCAAGGCGTGGCTGGTCACGGCGCTGAACCCGAAGAGCATCGTGTTCTTCGTGGCGTTCGTGCCGCAGTTCCTGGACCCGCATCTGGGGTTCTGGCAACAGGCCGTCGTGCTGATTCCGACCTTCGTCGTGATGGCGAGCGCCAATGCGATGGTCTACGCGCTGCTGGCGCGATCGCTGGCCACACGGCTGACCACGCGCCGTGCGCAGTCGAACGTGCAGCGGGCCGGCGGCATCACGCTGATCGGGGCCGGTGCGCTGATCGCGGCCAAGAGCTGAGATAGAAACCCGGGACGAAAAAAAACCGCCAGCTTGCTGGCGGTTTTTTTACTTGCTGATCCGAATCAGTACAGCTTCTTCGGCAGCATTTGCATGCGGAGACGCTTGCGCAGGCGCGATTCAGCAGCCTTCTTCTTGCGCTTGCGCTCGGTCGTCGGCTTTTCGTAGGCCGTACGGCTCTTCAGTTCCACGATCAGGCCAGTCTGCAGAATGGCGCGACGGAAACGACGCATTGCAACTTCAACGGGCTCACCCGGTTTCAGAACGATCTTAGTCAACTCAGTCCTTTAGGAAATGCCGCGGGCAGCGGCGGTTCATACGGGGGGAAACGTCGTCGCAGTCCGGCTCCGGAGCCTTGGGCGACTGAGGTATGCACGCTACGGCGAGTGCCGCGGTGCCCCCCGAGGACCTGCAAGAGAGCGATCGGGGTGTTCTGGCCAAATTTTCCTACGTAGGTAAAAACTTGGCGGGGCCTACCTGTTTCCTTGGATATTGCGCAAGTAATACGCCGGTAAGCTTTTACAGGTTTACGGGTCGGGCGTCAAGTGAAAGCGCCCTGAACGGGTCAGGCGGCGCCGCCAAGTGCGGCGGTGTCCCTTCGGAAGTTTCGGAAGGCGGCGATGGACCCCGGATATCCCCGCGTATAGCTTTCAGCACACGACTGCGATGCGGGGGATGTCATGCGCGAGGGTGGCTGGCGAGGGATGCTGTGCAAGGTGTTGATCGGCGCCGTGGCGGCCTGGGGCCATCCGCGGGTATCGCTGGCCGCGCTGGCCGCGTCAAACCCCTTCGATGCCGTGGCGGCCTGCTATCGCGGCGTGGCGCGCATCCAGACGGATATGGCGGAGCTCGAACGGCATTATCCGCAGCTAGCGCGCGTGGCGCTGGTCGGGCAGACGTGGAGCCAGCGCCAGATTCAGTCCCTGCGCGAGCTGGTGGGGCGCATCCTGCCGGCACGTGTCCTGCCGGTGCATGTCGAGCGCGCGCGCCGGCACGGCATCGTGGCGCTCGTGCTCGGCAACCGTGCGGGCCCGCCGCGCCGCGACAGGCCGCGCATGGTGATCACGGCGGGATTGCACGCGCGGGAGCTCGCATCGTCCGAGGGCGCCATGCGGTTCGCTGAATGGCTGTTGCGAAGCTATGGTGAGGATCCCACCGCGACATGGCTGCTCGATCGCCACGAATTCCACATCATCGTCCACGCGAATCCCGATGGCCGTGTCATGGCGGAGCAGGGCGTTCTCTCGCGAGGCGGCGGCTGGCGCAAGAATCTCAATGTCGTGGACGGTCATTGTTCCGCCTCCCCGATCGATTCCGGCGTCGATCTCAATCGCAATTTCCCGCACGGCTGGGGTCGCAGCACGCAGGCATCGGCGAGCGATCCGTGCGACGAGACCTATCGCGGTCCGGCACCGCTGTCGGAGCCTGAGACGCAGGCCATCGTGCGATACATCGCCGGCGTGCGTGACGGCGATGGCAGATATCGCGGCGGCATAATGTCTGACTTGCGGTCTGACCTGCGCGCGGGCTGGCCCGCGCCGGCCGATTACCCGGGCCTCTACGTCGATCTGCACAGCTTTGGCGGATGGATCCTGTGGCCCGATGACGATGCGCGCGCGATGACCGCGCTTGCGCAGCGCATGGCCTGGCTCACGCGCTATCGCGCGGTGCAGCGTCTGGGCTATGCCGTCGATGGCGATGCGGCGGCCATGTTCCGCGCGACACTGGGTGTGCCGTCGCTCGTGATCGAGATGGCGAAGTCGTTCTACGAGCCATGCTACGAATTCCAGCGCACCAGCCTGCCGCCGGTTCTCGATGCACTGCGTTACGCGGCCCGCACGCTCGGTGCGCCACAGGCGCTCTCGCGTGGTCCCGATGTGGCGCAGATCCGGTTATCGGCGTCGCGCGCGCGACAGGGCGAGGTCGTGACCGTTTCCGCGACGCTCGACAGCGATCGGTATCGATACGATCGCGGCTTGCGCGGTCAGCCGCCCGTCAGGCGCACGGTGCCGCGGATCGCGGTGGCGGGGCACGCCGCGGTGCGTGCGATGCCGGGAGACGTGGGTGCCGTGCCTGTCGTGCTGCGCGTGAATCGGCGATCGGGCGCGACGGCCGAGGTATCGGGCACGCTGGAGACCGCGGACCTGCCGGTCGGGCGGCATCTCGTGTTCGTGCAGGGGATTGGGCTGGGAGGACTGCGCGGCGCGCCCGATGCCGTGTTCCTCGATATCGAGGATTCTTGAAGCACGCACAAACGAAGCGTGTACCAAAGAAAAAAGGCCGATGCTTTCGCATCGGCCTTCCTTCTCTATCGGTTGGCTCCCCGACCTGGGCTCGAACCAGGGACCTACGGATTAACAGTCCGGCGCTCTACCGACTGAGCTATCGGGGAACAGCTGAGAAAGAGATTATAACCAGCTTCTCTTCGTTTCGTCAACAACTTTTTGACGTTTTGCTTTCGTGTGAATGCATGTCGGAAGTCGCTGCTGAAACTCTGGTTCGCTGTTTGTCCTGCTCAACAGCGAGGCCGCATTATAGCGACGCTTTTTGGTTTGTGCCAGAAAAAAACCGCCCGGAGGCGGTTTTTTCTTTCGCGACCGGAAACGATCAGTCGAACACCGGCGAATCGACGCCGAGGATCTTGTGCAGCTTCGGCGAAGTCGTCGTGTACTGCATGTGGATCTTCTTCTCGGGGAAGATGTACGGCGCGGCGCCGAACGCTGCCAGCGCGCACTCGTGGAAGCCCGACAGGATCAGCTTCTTCTTGCCCGGGTAGGTGTTGATGTCACCCACCGCGAAGATGCCCGGGACGTTCGTCTGGAACTTCTCGGTATCCACCTTGATCTGCTTGCGCTCGAGGTCCAGGCCCCATTCGGCGATCGGGCCCAGCTTCGGCGACAGGCCGAAGAACACGAGCAGATCGTCGAGCGGCAGGCGGCGCGTCACGCCGTCGGCACCGGCCACCTTGATCTCGGTGAGCACGCCGTCCTTCTCTTCGTAGCCGCTGATCTGGCCGACCAGGAACTGCATTTCCATCTGGTCGCACAGCTCCTTCATCTTGGCCACCGAGGCGGGTGCCGCGCGGAAGCCATCGCGACGGTGCAGCAGCACGATCGACTCGGCCTTGCCGTGCAGGTCCAGCGCCCAGTCCAGTGCGGAGTCGCCGCCGCCGACGATCACGAGGTTGCGGCCGTGGAAGCGGCTCGGATCCTTCACGCGGTAGAACAGCTGCTTGCCGTCGAACTTGTCGATGCCCTCGACCTTCACGGTACGCGGCTGGAACGAGCCCACGCCTGCGGCGATAAAGATGGTCTTGGTCAGGAAGCGCGTTCCGAGC contains:
- the nodI gene encoding nodulation factor ABC transporter ATP-binding protein NodI yields the protein MTAILQLRKVRKLYGDTVVVDDLDLEVQRGQCFGLLGPNGAGKTTTLRMLLGLTTPASGTLTLCGEPIPQRAPQARMRVGVVPQFDNLDPDFSVIENLRIFGRYFGLSSAVIEERVPKLLEFARLENRAKAQVRDLSGGMRRRLTVARALINDPDLLVMDEPTTGLDPQARHLIWERLKSLIAAGKTILLTTHFMEEAERLCDHLCVIDGGRKIAEGKPHELIDSEIGCDVVEIYGDELGPIHEVVRPLGQRCEMRGETLYCYVREPAPLLAALHGRAGIRYLHRPANLEDVFLKLTGRDMRD
- a CDS encoding LysE family translocator translates to MSFEHWLAFVLTSIVILIIPGPTILLVIGDALAHRGRSAFATVAGVAAGDLTAFTLSMAGLGAVLAASATLFTALKWAGAAYLVYLGVQALRSAGRAEAMQVSSQAGSGRQRFAKAWLVTALNPKSIVFFVAFVPQFLDPHLGFWQQAVVLIPTFVVMASANAMVYALLARSLATRLTTRRAQSNVQRAGGITLIGAGALIAAKS
- a CDS encoding ABC transporter permease, translating into MSEQDPPNTGVNRAGTASIAGAAAVPTHYPQPLLPRNARNWMMVWYRNFMVWKKLAIPSMIGNLADPMIYLFGLGLGLGLLVGQVSGVSYIAFLAAGTTASSVMMSASFEAMYSAFSRMHVQRTWEAIMHAPLTLGDVVLGEIVWAASKAVLSGVAIMLVAGALGYAKMPGALMALPVIVLAGITFASLAMIVTSLAPGYDFFMFYQTLVMTPMLLLSGVFFPLEQLPEGVRTATAFLPLSHAVALIRPLMLGTPVQHVGLHLGVLLVYAVVALVLALVLLRRRMLK
- the rpsU gene encoding 30S ribosomal protein S21, with protein sequence MTKIVLKPGEPVEVAMRRFRRAILQTGLIVELKSRTAYEKPTTERKRKKKAAESRLRKRLRMQMLPKKLY
- a CDS encoding NAD(P)/FAD-dependent oxidoreductase; translation: MDLSIPNPVADATQQGNGGNAGGQPLEIDALIVGAGPVGLFQVFELGLLEIKAHVIDSLKVVGGQCVELYPDKPIYDIPAVPICTGQELTDNLLKQIEPFEPTFHLGQEVTIVERREDGRFFVETSLGTRFLTKTIFIAAGVGSFQPRTVKVEGIDKFDGKQLFYRVKDPSRFHGRNLVIVGGGDSALDWALDLHGKAESIVLLHRRDGFRAAPASVAKMKELCDQMEMQFLVGQISGYEEKDGVLTEIKVAGADGVTRRLPLDDLLVFFGLSPKLGPIAEWGLDLERKQIKVDTEKFQTNVPGIFAVGDINTYPGKKKLILSGFHECALAAFGAAPYIFPEKKIHMQYTTTSPKLHKILGVDSPVFD
- a CDS encoding M14 family zinc carboxypeptidase, with the protein product MREGGWRGMLCKVLIGAVAAWGHPRVSLAALAASNPFDAVAACYRGVARIQTDMAELERHYPQLARVALVGQTWSQRQIQSLRELVGRILPARVLPVHVERARRHGIVALVLGNRAGPPRRDRPRMVITAGLHARELASSEGAMRFAEWLLRSYGEDPTATWLLDRHEFHIIVHANPDGRVMAEQGVLSRGGGWRKNLNVVDGHCSASPIDSGVDLNRNFPHGWGRSTQASASDPCDETYRGPAPLSEPETQAIVRYIAGVRDGDGRYRGGIMSDLRSDLRAGWPAPADYPGLYVDLHSFGGWILWPDDDARAMTALAQRMAWLTRYRAVQRLGYAVDGDAAAMFRATLGVPSLVIEMAKSFYEPCYEFQRTSLPPVLDALRYAARTLGAPQALSRGPDVAQIRLSASRARQGEVVTVSATLDSDRYRYDRGLRGQPPVRRTVPRIAVAGHAAVRAMPGDVGAVPVVLRVNRRSGATAEVSGTLETADLPVGRHLVFVQGIGLGGLRGAPDAVFLDIEDS
- a CDS encoding O-succinylhomoserine sulfhydrylase yields the protein MSEPFDPNALGIDTLGVRAGTLRSEFQEHSEAMYLTSSFCFANAAEAAERFANSEEAYTYSRFTNPTVSMFQARLAALEGAEACQATASGMSAILSVALATLQSGDHIVSSRSIFGSTMTLFNTVLGKFGVETTYVDGGDVSAWRAAVRPNTKLFFLETPSNPLTEVADIAAVADIAHNAGALFVVDNCFCSPALQQPLKFGADVVVHSATKHIDGQGRVLGGAIVGTRDFIMGKVFPFVRTAGPTLSAFNAWVMLKGMETLAIRMERHSSNALALAEFLESHPAVARVFHPALKSHPQYETARRQQSGGGAIVSFELKGATAEQQRANAWRVIDSTKLCSITGNLGDTRTTITHPYTTTHLRVTPEAKAAAGISEGLIRLSVGLESVEDLKADLLRGLGQ